CTTACACCAAACACCTTTTCTGCTGCTGGGGACCACCCAAGGGAGAGTTCAGAGAGGTGAGGGCAGTGAGAGGAGCCACCACAAAACTGTAGTGAACCGCCGACAGAAGTTGGCGAAGCCCAGAAAGCACTGCAGCGGGAGTAGGGATGAGGCCGGTCCAAAACTGCTTTATTGACTTTATTTGCATAGAGTTAGTGACAATATATGGTACAATTCAGAAATTCAATGTGATAAAGTTATTGATATGATCAATTTGAGTGATAATCCGTCATTTACTTTCTGCCCGAAACATAAATGTATAGTTGTGATAAAGCCTACAAACTGCACAGGCATATAATCAATATCAGGTTGATCAGTCACCAGTTGGAAAATCAAGCAGGCTGAGGGGTGGCgcactccaacagactcaataaactgatccgcaaggccagtgacgttgttggggtatttttgtactttcttctcttgaatgggagcaccggtactgtataatttccccccggggatcaataaagtatttctaattCTGATTCAAACTACCAAAAAGTAAAATCAACGATAAAAATCAATATCACATCACTGAATATTTAAACAAGTGATCAATGATGGCGCTTGTTCCAGAGACTTTCGGCTCACCACAGCTACATGACTGCGAGTCTCTGCAGCTTCAAACTGTGTCTGTTTAACTTTTCATGAAAAACTCACCCTTTATTCAAAAGTTTTGGCTGTTAGCATACAGGATGTGTTGCTGGTTAACTTTACAACAGCTTTGATTTGAAAGTTCTGAGTTTGTTTGACCATTTATTTCTCCAGAGCCAGTTAGGTCAGCGTTCAAAAGCTGATGCAAAATAAGGCACTTTATATTCATAAAACTGATGACTCACCCAACACAAAGCAAGttaaatataaaactatatatgGAATATATATTCAGGCATTGGCTCCTTATATTGAGACCTAGACATGTAAGTgcatgttcttcttcttcttgctaTCATTATCATTGTTCTTGCGATATGATGCTGCTCAGgaggagtatgtgtgtgtatatatatatatatatatatatatatatatatatatcattaatattgttacattttgagtgtatttttaatttttaactaCAATGTCGCTTTTAAAACGCAGTGGACTGCGCAAAGAGAATGTTTCTCTAACAGCAGGAGACTTTCCCTCctacagagaacacagagacactgaggaacCATATGACCTGGACCAGAACCCAAAGCCAGGATAAAGAGGTTCAGTGAATGTGGTGTtgaaggtgtggaggtggatcagtgtgtcagaGGAGACTTTGTAGAAAGACAGAGTGCCAGCAGGACAGTCCACATACACTGCGACtctgttggaggaggaggaggaggaggagatggatgtTCCTCTGTTGATGTACCAGACAGAGTAACCATCATCAGAGCAGGTCAGACTCCAGGACTGATCATtccatccaaacacacagtctTCTCTTCCTACTCTGATTCCTCTGTAATTCACTGATATATaaactcttcctctccactcgACCTCCCAGTAACAGCGACCAGTCAGACCAGTTCTACACATCAGCTGAGGCCAGTCAAACCTGTCTGGATGATCAGGATGTGACTGATCCTCCTCCACATACGACGccttcctgttgttgtcagacagtctgatgtttctgttcactgtgtttgtgtcgagTGTGAGTTCACAGGAATCTGATGGAGAGACCGAGACACAATACAGCTGCAGTTATTAATCTATCATCTGTTCATTATTGACACTTTGATGATGACATCATGATCTGAATGAGTGATGTCACAGTCTGAAGACGGTTGaatgtgtgctgctttgttttcatgaatcaaatgaaagacacactTACACTTCCTCAGACCTGGTCTCAACCATCGGACTCCAGCAGGCTCCACcctgaaaggaggaggggggtcagACCAGCACATCCTCTTTCAGCATGGACACATGGACATTACATTACTATGAGAGGAATGTAATGTCCATGTTTACACAGTTATGTTTTTCTGAGATCTGAAACTGactgtctgtggctgcagcaggcCTCTTCATACCTGAGAGTGTCCAGTCTCCAGTGTGGatcctccagtccagcagacagcagcgtCACTCCTGAGTCTCCTGGATGATTGtagctcaggtccagctctctcagatgggaggggttggagctcagagctgaggccagagaagcacagcctTCCTCTGTGATCAGACAGCCTGACAgactacaaacacaaaacaacacacatggcAGATCATCTGAGGGCACTGCTGTGTCAGTCAGAGACGAGAAGAAACTGTCTacatataaattaataaataaatacagaaaagatATAATGACTGAATCAGGGAGTTAACAGCAGTCATGCCAGCAACTGTATTTAGACACAGGGTGTGTTGAGCTAAATGATGACATCAGTATTGctaatttgctaattagcagtaaacacagtccAGCTGAGGTATTTCGTTCgttaaacaacaaaagaaaaaacaagacaaaattcCTCATGGAAAGTAATTCTCTGAGTATAGAAACTACTGCCAAAGTTAAGTTAAAGGTCCTTTGACAAATCATATTAGCAGACACAATCCAACACAGGTTAGGTGTTAATCCACTAATGTCAATCAGATTTTAAATGGTAATCCTGACCTGAGAGTTTCCAGTGTACATtgtggactctccagtccagcagacagcagtttcactcctgaatcctgcaggttgttgtcactcaggtccagctctctcagactgGAGGACTGGGAGCTGAGAACTGAGGACAGAGcttcacagcttctctctgagagGTTACAGCCACTCAGTCTggagagacaacagaaaggaaacaagtaataagttatttatttttctctccagttgGACGACAGCAGAGTATTTCTTGATGAATAAATCCCACTTACAGAGCTTTCTTGGAGGTTTTGACTACTGGCAGCAGCCTCAGAAGAGCCTCCTCTgaagcagagtatttcttcagGTCAAACACGTCCAGATCTTTTTCTGATGACAGTAAGATGAAGACCAGagctgaccactgagcaggagagagaTTATCTGTGGAGAGTCTTCCTGATGTTAGGGACTGTTGGATCTGCTCCACTAGAGAACGatcattcagttcattcagacagtggaacagattgatgcttttctctgcagagggagTCTCCTCGATTTTCTTCTTGATGTACTCGACCGTTACCTGATTGGTCAGtgagccacttcctgtctgtgtcagcaGGCCTCGTAGGAGAGTCTGATTGGTCTCCAGAGACAGTCccaggaggaagcggaggaacAAGTCCAGGTGTCCATTTGGACTCTGTAAGGCCTTGTCCACAGCACTCTGGTAgaactgtgtctctgcagattcatcttttcttgtttcagaCTTCTGGGAGGTTGGTTGTTCTTCTGACAGCAGATTGACACCAGAGTTGATGAATGTCAGATGGACATGAAGagcagccagaaactcctgaacgCTCAGATGGACGAAGCTGAACACCTTGTCCTGGtacagtcctctctcctctttaaagatCTGTGTGAACACTCCTGAGTACACTGAGGCTGCTCTGATATCGATGCCACACTCTGTCAGGTCTGATTCATAGAAGATCAGGTtgcctttctgcagctgctcaaaaGCCAGTTTTCCCAGAGACTCAATCATCTTCCTGCTCTCTGGACTCCAGTGCggatctgtctctgctcctccatcataCTTGATGCTCTTCAGTTTGGACTGAACCACCAGGAAGTGGATGTACATCTCAGTCAGGGTCTTGagcagctctcctccctctctggtctTCAACACGTCCTCCAGAACCgtagcagtgatccagcagaagaccgggatgtggcacatgatgtggaggcttCGTGAGGTCTTGATGTGGGAGATGATTATGCTGGCCTGCTCCTTATTCCTGAACCTCttcctgaagtactcctcctGCTGTGGGTCAGTgaaccctctgacctctgtcaccatgtcaacacactcaggagggatctgattggcCGCTGCAGGTCTTGTGGTTATCCAGAGGcgagcagagggaagcaggtTCCCCctgatgaggtttgtcagcagcacatcCACTGAGGTGGACTCTGTAACATCAGTCAGGATCTCATTGTTGTGGAAGTCCAGAGGAAGTCGACACTCATCCAGACCGTCAAAGATGAACACAACCTGGAACTCTTCAAACCTGCAGATTCCTGCCTCTTTGGTTTCAGTAAAGAAGTGATGAACAAGTTCCACCAAACtgaactttttctctttcagcacattcagctctctgaaggtgaatggaaatgtgaagtgTATGTCCTGGTTGGCTTTGTCTTcagcccagtccagagtgaacttctgtGTTAAGACTGTTTTCCCAATGCCAGCCACTCCCTTAGTCATCACTGTTCTGATTGGTTCGTCTCTTCCAGGTGAGGGTTTAAAGATGTCTTCTTGTCTGATTGTTGTTTCTGGTGTGTCTGGTTTCCTGGATGCTGTTTCAATCTGTCTGACCTCGTGTTCATCATTGACCCCTccagtccctccctctgtgatgtagagctctgTGTAGATCTGGTTCAGAGGGGTCGGGTTTCCTGCTTTAGCAatcccctcaaacacacactggaactTCTTCTTCAGGTTAGATTTAAGTTTCTGCTGACAAACTGGAACAGGATGTTCTGAATGAAGACACAACAAATAAGATCAATAAGTGATTTACATAtgacaatatataaaatatgactaTTTAATTCCCCTAAAGATtgcatatataaacatatttccgTCCATCTCTTGAGGCATTAGTAAATGTCCCATTTATCCATCATGTTAAATCTGTAGAGAAATCCTCTTACTGCTCTGCAGACAGtcagccagctcctcctgcttcattcTCCTCAGGAAGTTCACTGTGATCTTCCGAAatgcttctctgctgctcttcctctgctcttcctcctcaccgtccaacccctcctcatcctccctctgactCTCTGAGCATTCTGGGTAATCTGAACTCAGAACCTTCTGGATCTTCTTCAGCTCGTTCTTCACAAAAGTGACAatgttctcctccagcagctggaaCAGAATATTATATGAATGACACAATCAAACTAAAATCATGGAACCAAACAAATCAGATCCATgttggacagactgacagtccACTGGTCTAAAAGTGCAGCATGGAGATTATTGTGAACAGAATAgatgtaaaagtacttgttgTACATGTACAGACCATAAATATGGAGTCCAGGTGTGTCTGATGCTGCTGGGCAGACTGACCACTGGGAACCTCTGAGCTGTCCTGGTCCACTCTGTGGAGGAGTCATGAAGAATGAGCTCACATTATGTCtgtccacacagagacaaacacaagctaAATGTCCTTTGAGATACAGTGTTGCTAAGAACATTGTATTGGATGATTGCTCctgacatttaaatgttgctTGTACTTCTGATCCCACTGTGAATCAACAGTCCAGTCTATAGCTCTTCAGCACTTTCAGTTCACTGTGTTGGTTCAGCAGCTTGTCTGATTGAGTCTGCGCTGCTCTCGCTGACCCAATATAATACTGTGGGCAGCAGCTCACAAGCTGACTGCATGTTACCTGCCAAGTGGTAATTGGAAGTGAGTTGCAGGAAATGAGTGGAGAGATTCTTCTTGGTGGACCATATCAGGGataaaaaataccacaaaatatggcatcaaaccagaattaaaagaaagaacTAATTAAGTTAAACCTAACAAGGGCCATAACTACTAAACAAGGCCAGAAATCCACTGACATCCTCAGAATTGATCTCTAGCAAATTAactaatgttttaattaaatttcaCCTTATTCTGCTCCACTCAACTTCTGGTTGTTCACATGCCATCAACAATACATTTCTCAATGAGTATCTGAATGTCAGGATGTAACGATTAGAGAGGAGCAGAGCCATCAACTGATTTCCACCTTGTCAGATCAGAAGGTCTGCAGGGTCTGTTGTCTGTCGGAAACAAAAATTTGTAGGTGGAAGAAGTTTGGGGATCCTTGAAGACCTTTTTGGTTGGTCTCAAAGAGATTCTGGCAAACCATCAGAGCTTAGCCTGGGCTGTCTGTAGTAGGGAAGGATACTGTAATTCAACTATCGTGGTCACATAATCACATTGCTAAACCTGGTTGGAAAGGATGCTCTGTTGGACCACAAATTAGGAAGAGTAATTTGGATTCCGTCCTGGAATCTGGAAGCTTGAAGGCGAAGCTCTTGATCTCGTAGGGTGGCTGGGCTCAGCCTTAGAAATAAGGTGAGGAGCCCAGACATCCAGAAGGAGCTTTGAGTACAACTTCTGTTTCTTGATATCGAAAGGAGTCTGATGATGTGGTTCAGGCATCTGATTAGGAGTACCACACCTGTGGAGGTGTTCCGAGCACGTCCAATTGGGAGGACACCCCAGGGCAGACCCACAACAcactggagggattacatatcccATCTGGAAAAGCTGGACATAGTGACTACAGAGAAGGACGTCTGGGCCTCCTaacttagcctgctgccactgccaccTGGACCCAGATAAGTGGTATAAAATGGATAGATGTATAAATACCATCCAGGGTTTGAATTGTCTTTGACTCCTCAACATGCCAGATATTTCTGCACTGAAGTGCATTATTGGTGCAGCACAACTTATTTTATGTACAGGTAGAATTTTTACAAGCAAACTAAGAAAACCCTCCTCTTATGTGCCAGTCAAGGGgcactgtttattttttctgttgtgtttttcttccctctcactttctctttcacttgcTCCGACTCTCTTTCCTCGTGCCATTAACTAATTGGCTTCCAGAGCATTTGGAGCTGGTGTTGTTTTCCTGCCAGAAGTGAGATGAATTACTTTTCCCACAAGTTTGATCAACTTCAACTGAAATATTTGatcattgaaaatgaaactcGCACTCTTGTTTGctttgcagcattttaaagtATATCTTGGTTTGAATGCTCTACCTTTTAGGTGTTCACTTATCATAACAATCATAATCAATGTCTCATCAATCAATGTGTtggtcattattattattcagaaCTATAACCTTAAaatttgggttagggttagggttagcggTCTcccgtggtctgaaggtgctgacaacaaacatgtacaaatataaaggtaaaagaataagataagataaataacaaacagtgcagtgaccaaaaataaagtgtccagacgcagttgagcaggtagatgatggcatcctcaactccaagtcgggactggtaggcgaactgaagggggtccaagtaTGGCctgaccaagggccggagctgctccaggacgagtctctccagggtcttcatgatgtgggaggtcagtgccacgggtctgtagtccttggagccactgggacgcggcgtccTCGGCACAGGAAggaggcaggacgtcttccacagcacgggcCGTCTGAAACAATTGTCCAACATCCGCAGCTCCTCTGAGTCAACGTTAGTCAAGCCTCGGGTCGACGAAGCGCAGCCGGGGAGTGCCTTGTCCtcagtacagtactgtatactACTGTGCTGTAGACAGTAACACAGTACTTAACCAGTCTTTTTTTGACTCCAGTCCTCATGAAGGAGAGGACACAATTAAAAGCAAATGGAGTGCATCAAAAGCTGATTGTTCCCGAGGCGTTAAAGTGATCAGTTTGGATTTTTGTAGTGTGCTAAAAACTTTGATATtacttgttttaatttgatttgttgttggtGAAATGTGCCCACATTTCAGTATCCAAAGacttttttcaagttttttggatgaggatgaggatgaggtgATGAAttccagaaacagaaaagtaaaatcAAGACTtattttctgattctgttttaatgtttattagACTTCCCACCAATGAGAAAACACGTGAATTTTGTGATGCAGAAGGAAAATATAATCTTTTTCGTTTTCCATTTTTCAGATTGAATAATTCACTGTGTTTCACATTTAAAGGAATTCCTCTCTTTCACATTAACACTAATCCTGCTCTCTCCTTCATTACCATTCCCGAAGAACAGGAACATTGTAAGAACACTGCCAATCTAACTAGGTCAAAATGAATCTAATGGAAATGTGTTGAATATTTCATAGATTAAATGGTATTGATAGaatatgttgtatttgtgttcaAGAAGTTTGATCAATGAGAATCcctcaaccaatcacagctgagCAACACAGTTTCGAGATGTTTCAGGCTGACGTCAAACCTGTTGTCTGAACATCTTTTCTGTGCTGTCACATGTTGGGCGACACTTTTCTATTTTAGTATTAATAAAGTTTTAGTGACGAGTTCTACTATAATAAGATGCTACTGCTCCTCAGGAGGAGTTGATGTTGACTCACTCTCTGCTTGGGAAACGTCGTCCTTTGAAAAATATCGGTGGCTCCATGGACTCGTCACTCTTCatggacacacagctgggaCCAGGTTCAGGTTTATCGGAGTCCAGGATCCTGgtagacagagaggaagaccaCCAGAGGGGCAAATTCACAAGACTCCATTATGAGAATCAGTCTCACCATTTATACGTAGACACTTTTCTACTTTAGCATTGTTTTAGCGAGGAGTTTCTACTTTAATAAGATGTTACTGCTCTTCAGGAGGAGTTtgttctttcaaatgttttgtaatgttgtcGACATTATAAAGTAACTTGATGTTGACTCACTTTGTCCTTGGTAAACGCCATCCTTTGAAAAATATCGGTGGCTCCATGGACTCATCACTCTTGatggacacacagctgggaCCAGGTTCAGGTTTATCGGAGTCCAGGATCCTGgtagacagagaggaagaccaCCAGAGAAGGAAATTCACTCTTTAGTCTTCAGCCACAGAAGCTGCTGGAGAAACTAGCAGCTATCAACCAGAACAGGATCAACACACCAAAGTTGAATAAAGTTTGAAGCTCTTCACACTGACTGATATCTGctctctcctcactctgtcCATCCAGCTATATCATTGTCTTTCTGGGAGAACAAGAACATTGCAAGGACTCCAGGACTAAACTAACATCTTTCTCACCTCTATGTGGGGCCAAGACTCCATTATGAGAATCAGTCACATCATTTATACGTAGACACTTTCCTACTTTAGTATCAATAAAGTTTTAGTGACGAGTTCTACTTTAATGAGATGTTACTGCTCCTCAGGAGGAGTTGATGTTGACTCACTCTCTGCTTGGGAAACGTCGTCCTTTGAAAAATATCGGTGGCTCCATGGACTCGTCACTCTTCatggacacacagctgggaCCAGGTTCAGGTTTATCGGAGTCCAGGATCCTGgtagacagagaggaagaccaCCAGAGGGGCAAATTCACAAGACTCCATTATGAGAATCAGTCTCACCATTTATATGTAGACACTTTTCTACTTTAGCATTGTTTTAGCGAGGAGTTTCTACTTTAATAAGATGTTtgttctttcaaatgttttgtaatgttgcCGACATTATAAAGTAACTTGATGTTGACTCACTTTGTCCTTGGTAAACGTCGTCCTTTGAAAGATATCGGTGGCTCCTTGGACTGCTCTCTCCTTCATTACCATTCCAGAAGAACAGGAACATTGTAAGAACACTGCCAATCTAACTAGGTCAAAATGAATCTAATGGAAATGTGTTGAATATTTCATAGATTAAATGGTATTGATAgaatatattgtatttgtgttcaAGAAGTTTGATCAATGAGAATCcctcaaccaatcacagctgagCAACACAGTTTCGAGATGTTTCAGGCTGACGTCAAACCTGTTGTCTGAACATCTTTTCTGTGCTGTCACATGTTGGGCGACACTTTTCTATTTTAGTATTAATAAAGTTTTAGTGACGAGTTTCTACTATAATAAGATGCTACTGCTCCTCAGGAGGAGTTGATGTTGACTCACTCTCTGCTTGGGAAACGTCGTCCTTTGAAAAATATCGGCGGCTCCATGGACTCGTCACTCTTCatggacacacagctgggaTCAGGTTCAGGTTTATCAGAGTCCAGGATCCTGGTAGACAGAGATGAAGACCACCAGAGGGGCAAATTCACAAGACTCCATTATGAGAATCAGTCTCACCATTTATACGTAGACTCTTTTCTACTTTAGCATTGTTTTAGCGAGGAGTTTCTACTTTAATAAGATGTTACTGCTCTTCAGGAGGAGTTtgttctttcaaatgttttgtaatgttgtcGACATTATAAAGTAACTTGATGTTGACTCACTTTGTCCTTGGTAAACGTCGTCCTTTGAAAAATATCGGTGGCTCCATGGACTCGTCACTCTTGAAGGAGACACAGCTGGAATCAGGTTCAAGAGAGTCTGGTCTCTTATCAATCCTGgtagacagaaaaagagaccaCCAGAGAGGGAAATTCATTTTTTAGTCTTCAGCCAACGAAGCTGCTCAACGAACCCCCAAACAAACCAGACCTACTGACACTGGACTCATCTGCAACACAGACCTCCAGtctttgtgatgaaatgtggttcagaccttcatggtcccctcaggatgaactgtgataactctggtgatcctctgactctttatctagcgccaccatcaggtcaacatgttcatgtgtccaacactttggtttatgaccaaatacctgcagaactgatgacgttcatcagcctcagctgcacatAGTGCTCAGTGCTAATTcgcaaatgtttgcatgctaacgcactcaactaagatggtgaacatgataaatattatacctgctaaacattagcatattagcattgccAGAGTGAGTATATTAGCATGCTTACATTATCATTTAGCTAATACGGCCTACAGCCTAACAGAAGggctagtgtggctgtagacttgtTCCTACCTGTCAAAAATGTCCAAGCCGCTCCAAAGATTCCACAGATAGGGATCCCTGGAATAAAAGCAGACGTAGAGTTAGTTGATACCCCCCGCCCACCGAACTCAATAAGACAACACTCCTTCGAGTCTGCTGGATGTTGCAGAATAGCTCACCTCCTTCTCAACTCCTTTAAAAAACTGTAGCTGTCTGTAGATAACCGACTTTTGAAAAATATCGGTGGCTCCATGGACTCATCACTCTTGaaggacacacagctgggtTCAGGTCCAGGAGAGTctggtctctgctgctctgggcttcaacacaacacacacagagctttgacTGTGAATAATGATGGTGGAGTGATTTGAGTGCTGAGCTCCGACATGGAGAAGAGTCATGGACAGTTAGAGATCCTCATCTCACCTCGGAGCTTTGGTCTGGTTGTCATGGTCCCCACGCAGAGTGGTTTTAGATGGAGggactccctcctctctgtcctcacactgACTCATGCTGCTGAACTCACATCCacatcagctcacacacactttcgtctggagaggaaacacaaatcaTTCATCTGCACATGACTGAAATCCTCCTTAACATCATGTCTCCTGTAAAAtatcagctgctcctccagtgATTGGctgttatttcctgtttcatatCAGTGTCGGTTGAATGCAGTCAGACAGAGGAAGCTGCCATCAGCTGCTGTAGTTCTGCTGTCAGTCCACTAGATGGCGTCATGAAGCTGCAGTgaagagcagcacacacacgaTGACGGAGGACCGCTTACATTCACTGAATCTGACTgcctttaatactttaataacTTCTCCACCACTAAACAACATTCTTCCCATACTCCCTGTTTATATCccccaaagcattatgggaactaAATAACATTCATAAATCCATTAATATgaactgttttcatgtttgactAATCAATATATTTTTGACATCAATGAGACTCAGAATGTCTCATCAACATGGTTCTTATATGCCTGAAACATTGACTCTCTCCTCCACCCATTCACATATTTACTGTGTTGGAGACCTGTggacataaagacacaaaagtGATGTGGAGACACATCTCCGCCTTATTACACATCACTACAACAGGAACAGAGGCAGCAACTCCACCGCTTCATTTAGGGagctacattttattttgaaaggtttcACATGAAACATTACAATACTGTTGAGTCTGACTTTAAAATCGGTGTTTTTATTCTACCTGTGTGAGCCACGTCAAAGACTAATCtgacaataaagttttttttctgacttttatcATTTCGAATGTGACCTGTGTTAATACATCTGACATCCTGCAGTTCACTGTGACACCACCAGACGGCGCCACATGACTTCTAAAGACCAGCAGAGAAACGTCTCATCTTCATGACGTGTGACAGAGAAGAAGCTCTCGAGCCAACAAAGTTCCCACGAGGCAGTGGTACAACAAGTACTCACAAATACAACGTTGAGAAAATACTctgttcaaagtaaaagtcctgcattcaaagtttgACTTCAGTACGAAAAGTATTATTAACAACATGTACTGACATGTAACATTGCAACTGACACAACGGAGCGACGCTAGTTCCTGTTGGAGTGTCGACAGTTTAGTGACGCAGTTAcataacatatttattttatgaaaaaaataaaacgttGAAGCCCCTCGGCGCCCCCTGACCCCCGTACTGTCTCCACAACCGTCCTGTAGTGGAAATATAACGACAGACTCACCGACACAAACAGCTGTTCTCCAGCGGCAGTCCGACCGAGCGAGCGAAGCCGCCTTTAGTGGCTCAGACAGCGGGAGAGCAGCGGCTCGTCTCCGCCTCCTCCACCGGCTGCTTCAGCCATCAGGAAGTGGAGCTACACAGTAATAACGACTCTGTGTTCAACTACTGAGGACCAACTGACTCtacttctcctcttcttccaccgGTTCCACTCACTAACATCGACACAACATGGCGGATATGTTTAATGGCGGCCGTTTGGCTCCTTCGTCCCGAGTTCACAGTTAAACTCAAGAGTTGTGACTTTAGAGAAATGAAGCATCGAGCGGCagatttctgctgtttctggaGTCACTGAGCTCCCGACAGCTCGAGTTACCgagtaaaacatttcaaacgtGTTACTTTACCTTCAGCCGGAGGTTCACACGGAGAAAACTGTCTGCGCCACaaggaagacagaaagtgaaagtaaagtttAAACCGGAAACACGCAGAGAGGCGCGTGAACATCTGTTTATGTCATTTATatctatttattgattttaatgtaaatgtgttgcagcccaaagctccacagagcagctctgctgtGAAACTGTGCACATGTAGCTTCACCTTCAGACaaactatatattatatttcatctCTGAGACCAAAGTTTATCTCTCgaaatgaattaaatcattCATCAAAACTCTACAGAGACATCAGAGTCAGCTGGAAGTCAGATAACAAAGGTTTGTTGTGCTTTCTGTAATAATGgtattctttctttctgtagtTTTAGTCgcttttttttataacagtcttcattgtttttatttattctatcttgattttctacctttgtctctattgcactatcctgtatgctgctggaacaatgcaaatgtccccgctgagggattaataaaggattatcttattttatgttatcttaacaaacaaaacctgcTGCATTAACTTATTTATTGTTGATGCACTAACCCTTCTTAAAATAATGCTTGATCTTTTTG
This genomic window from Enoplosus armatus isolate fEnoArm2 chromosome 24, fEnoArm2.hap1, whole genome shotgun sequence contains:
- the LOC139306566 gene encoding NLR family CARD domain-containing protein 3-like isoform X3, whose amino-acid sequence is MSQCEDREEGVPPSKTTLRGDHDNQTKAPSPEQQRPDSPGPEPSCVSFKSDESMEPPIFFKSGNHSADSRVDQDSSEVPSGQSAQQHQTHLDSIFMLLEENIVTFVKNELKKIQKVLSSDYPECSESQREDEEGLDGEEEEQRKSSREAFRKITVNFLRRMKQEELADCLQSKHPVPVCQQKLKSNLKKKFQCVFEGIAKAGNPTPLNQIYTELYITEGGTGGVNDEHEVRQIETASRKPDTPETTIRQEDIFKPSPGRDEPIRTVMTKGVAGIGKTVLTQKFTLDWAEDKANQDIHFTFPFTFRELNVLKEKKFSLVELVHHFFTETKEAGICRFEEFQVVFIFDGLDECRLPLDFHNNEILTDVTESTSVDVLLTNLIRGNLLPSARLWITTRPAAANQIPPECVDMVTEVRGFTDPQQEEYFRKRFRNKEQASIIISHIKTSRSLHIMCHIPVFCWITATVLEDVLKTREGGELLKTLTEMYIHFLVVQSKLKSIKYDGGAETDPHWSPESRKMIESLGKLAFEQLQKGNLIFYESDLTECGIDIRAASVYSGVFTQIFKEERGLYQDKVFSFVHLSVQEFLAALHVHLTFINSGVNLLSEEQPTSQKSETRKDESAETQFYQSAVDKALQSPNGHLDLFLRFLLGLSLETNQTLLRGLLTQTGSGSLTNQVTVEYIKKKIEETPSAEKSINLFHCLNELNDRSLVEQIQQSLTSGRLSTDNLSPAQWSALVFILLSSEKDLDVFDLKKYSASEEALLRLLPVVKTSKKALLSGCNLSERSCEALSSVLSSQSSSLRELDLSDNNLQDSGVKLLSAGLESPQCTLETLSLSGCLITEEGCASLASALSSNPSHLRELDLSYNHPGDSGVTLLSAGLEDPHWRLDTLRVEPAGVRWLRPGLRKYSCELTLDTNTVNRNIRLSDNNRKASYVEEDQSHPDHPDRFDWPQLMCRTGLTGRCYWEVEWRGRVYISVNYRGIRVGREDCVFGWNDQSWSLTCSDDGYSVWYINRGTSISSSSSSSNRVAVYVDCPAGTLSFYKVSSDTLIHLHTFNTTFTEPLYPGFGFWSRSYGSSVSLCSL